A single Bacteroidota bacterium DNA region contains:
- a CDS encoding carboxypeptidase-like regulatory domain-containing protein, translating to MLKKIFFAIALQGSAMLFAQEGVLKIELTDKISKEPLELANVLVESAGVTACKGITDSKGNLVFKNLAPGTYNVKSIYTGYPKNMITGVLIRNNETTYLEIKLSSENVMDDFVVTEYKKPLIDPITSIKTIFTIDDIKASPYTNVNDFMGSVGGAVQPKEGRTPNFRGARSESVVYILDGQRMIGTYGIPKGAIEQMSVTLGGVPAKYGDATGAFIEIETRSGLVNTGK from the coding sequence ATGTTAAAAAAAATCTTTTTTGCCATTGCACTTCAAGGAAGTGCCATGTTGTTTGCACAGGAAGGCGTATTAAAAATAGAGCTGACTGATAAAATCAGTAAAGAGCCTTTGGAACTGGCAAATGTACTTGTTGAAAGCGCGGGTGTTACTGCGTGTAAAGGCATTACAGACAGTAAAGGCAATCTTGTCTTTAAAAATCTTGCACCGGGAACGTATAATGTAAAATCAATTTACACTGGCTATCCGAAAAACATGATTACCGGAGTTCTCATAAGAAATAATGAGACCACTTATCTGGAAATCAAACTTTCATCTGAAAATGTCATGGATGATTTTGTTGTAACTGAATATAAAAAGCCGCTGATAGATCCGATTACTTCCATAAAGACAATTTTTACAATTGATGATATCAAAGCAAGCCCTTATACTAACGTGAATGATTTTATGGGTTCTGTCGGTGGAGCTGTACAGCCGAAGGAAGGAAGAACTCCGAATTTCAGAGGAGCTCGTTCAGAAAGTGTTGTTTATATTCTTGATGGGCAAAGAATGATCGGCACCTACGGAATTCCTAAAGGAGCCATAGAGCAGATGTCAGTAACCCTGGGTGGAGTTCCTGCAAAGTATGGCGATGCAACCGGAGCTTTTATAGAGATAGAAACGAGAAGTGGTTTGGTAAATACAGGAAAGTAA
- a CDS encoding IS1 family transposase, with product MELAKQIRCPKCDSEKCHKYGFARKSQRYKCGLCNGQFTLTKRRETFEEYRFVALQLFLEGLSYRQIAKEISVSRRKISEKTIRKWIAKYKLEEPLLHHRFEQKEKYHVLVTRKTINGNGGLFIKSHSKVFRNKIITVELVPRENKKTQWSEGLLESVFAHNKSKSRKRKLCWEEE from the coding sequence ATGGAACTCGCTAAACAGATAAGATGCCCCAAATGCGACTCTGAAAAATGCCATAAGTATGGTTTTGCAAGAAAAAGCCAGCGTTATAAGTGCGGACTTTGTAATGGTCAGTTCACGCTCACAAAAAGGAGAGAAACTTTTGAAGAGTACCGTTTCGTGGCTCTTCAATTATTTCTTGAGGGGCTGAGTTACCGGCAAATTGCAAAGGAAATATCTGTAAGCCGAAGGAAAATAAGCGAGAAGACGATACGGAAATGGATTGCAAAATATAAATTAGAAGAACCCCTGCTTCATCACCGGTTTGAGCAAAAAGAAAAGTATCATGTTTTGGTAACACGTAAAACCATAAACGGAAATGGCGGATTGTTTATTAAAAGCCATTCAAAGGTTTTCAGGAACAAAATCATTACCGTTGAATTAGTGCCGAGAGAAAATAAGAAAACCCAATGGTCAGAAGGACTCCTTGAGAGTGTTTTTGCGCACAACAAATCCAAGTCCCGAAAACGGAAACTCTGTTGGGAAGAAGAGTAA
- a CDS encoding rhodanese-like domain-containing protein, with product MKKKLFSLIGFVLAPVVFIFLSCFQQSDPWTEKQLMQPADLAKIISDSTAKKPYIYSIGPSATIPYAIDIGPGKEKGNIEKLKQQLSKLPKDANIVIYCGCCPFAPCPNVRPAFALLNEMKFTNHKLLNLSQNFKADWLDKGYPVKK from the coding sequence ATGAAAAAGAAACTATTTTCTCTGATTGGATTTGTATTGGCTCCTGTAGTATTTATTTTTTTATCCTGTTTCCAGCAAAGTGATCCGTGGACGGAGAAACAATTAATGCAACCTGCTGATCTTGCAAAAATCATTTCTGATTCCACAGCAAAAAAGCCCTATATATATTCAATCGGTCCTTCAGCAACCATCCCTTATGCAATTGATATCGGTCCCGGAAAAGAAAAAGGAAACATTGAAAAACTAAAACAGCAGTTAAGCAAACTTCCAAAAGATGCGAACATTGTAATTTACTGCGGATGCTGCCCGTTTGCGCCTTGTCCGAATGTGCGCCCTGCATTTGCTCTGCTCAACGAAATGAAATTTACCAATCACAAACTTTTGAATCTTTCGCAGAATTTCAAAGCAGATTGGCTTGATAAAGGGTATCCTGTAAAGAAGTAG
- a CDS encoding NAD(P)-dependent oxidoreductase — MKKKKIVVFGAAGFIGTYLIDELLKQGHDVVASDISAIGEKYYRENKIQYVSVDITSKNDFEKLNNTEYDAVIHLAALQPANFSSDNYQPQDYININVVGTLNILEFCRKKNVTKIIYASSHRNTSGLWINNKAIKESDGRSLQYDGEYSMFSISESAAQDCVEYYRANYNLQGIIFRLPPVYGFGPHLEIFKNGKPLKTGFQTFIENAMACLPLEIWGDSSIGRDIIYVKDVVSAFMKALENEKAGGLYNITSSYCLTLREEVETIAKIFWGSESKPIFIERPEKIHTMDSFLYDNSKAKLELDWCPQYNFEKMLLDYKKEVDGNRFGFLIEKRKKMFKEN; from the coding sequence ATGAAGAAAAAAAAGATTGTTGTTTTTGGTGCGGCAGGTTTTATCGGAACTTATCTGATTGATGAACTTCTGAAACAAGGGCATGATGTTGTGGCATCTGATATCAGCGCTATTGGAGAAAAATATTACCGTGAGAATAAGATTCAATACGTGTCCGTTGACATTACGAGTAAGAACGATTTTGAAAAATTGAATAATACCGAATACGATGCTGTAATTCATTTAGCGGCTCTGCAACCCGCAAATTTTAGTTCTGATAATTATCAACCGCAGGATTATATTAATATAAATGTTGTTGGCACATTAAATATCCTTGAGTTTTGCAGAAAAAAAAATGTAACAAAAATTATTTATGCCAGCTCGCACAGAAATACTTCCGGCTTATGGATTAATAACAAAGCCATCAAAGAAAGCGATGGAAGGTCGCTTCAATACGATGGAGAATATTCCATGTTCAGTATTTCTGAAAGCGCGGCTCAGGATTGTGTTGAATACTACCGGGCTAATTATAATCTGCAGGGAATAATATTCCGTTTGCCACCGGTATATGGCTTCGGACCCCATCTGGAAATATTTAAAAACGGCAAACCGTTAAAAACAGGTTTTCAGACATTCATTGAAAATGCCATGGCATGCTTGCCCCTTGAAATATGGGGAGATAGCAGCATAGGCAGAGATATAATTTATGTGAAGGATGTTGTATCCGCATTCATGAAGGCACTTGAAAACGAAAAAGCAGGTGGTTTGTATAATATCACTTCTTCTTATTGCCTTACGTTGCGCGAAGAAGTTGAAACCATTGCGAAGATTTTTTGGGGAAGCGAGTCAAAACCAATATTCATTGAACGCCCTGAAAAGATCCATACAATGGATTCTTTTCTTTATGATAACAGCAAAGCAAAGCTGGAGTTGGATTGGTGTCCGCAATATAATTTTGAAAAGATGCTGCTCGATTATAAAAAAGAAGTAGATGGCAACAGATTTGGTTTTCTGATAGAGAAAAGGAAAAAAATGTTTAAGGAGAACTGA
- a CDS encoding glycosyltransferase family 2 protein yields MNPESNIELSVVSTIYNDERIVPLLVEEIISAIRPIEISFEIILINDGSADTSDEAIKKVCEKYDFVKGLSLSRNFGQQIAMSAGMRYATGKYILIMDGDLQNPPSAIPLLYNKIKDGCDIIYCISIQRNNFFDRITSTVFWFLLVKIFKVDIIKNQLMMKIMTRKFVEEYSRYDEVNRTVSGIVKDIGLKYDTIEVENNKRYSGKSNYNFLKRFNLMIDIIISLSTAPLNFMIYFGCLIFVFTGVASVYYLFKYIFYDITPGFTSIILLLLFFGSVIILMLGFIGRYLSNIYSEVRRRPLYIIHKKYNLNGD; encoded by the coding sequence ATGAATCCTGAATCAAATATTGAGTTGTCGGTAGTTTCTACCATTTATAATGATGAACGAATTGTCCCCTTGCTTGTAGAAGAAATTATTTCTGCTATAAGACCAATCGAAATTTCTTTCGAAATTATTCTTATCAACGATGGCAGCGCTGATACTAGCGATGAAGCTATAAAAAAAGTATGCGAAAAATATGATTTTGTTAAAGGACTCTCGCTCTCTAGAAATTTCGGGCAGCAAATAGCAATGAGTGCAGGCATGCGCTATGCAACAGGTAAGTACATTTTAATTATGGACGGAGATTTGCAGAATCCTCCATCTGCAATTCCCCTGCTATATAATAAAATTAAAGATGGGTGTGATATTATTTATTGCATATCCATCCAGAGAAATAATTTTTTTGATAGAATTACTTCAACAGTGTTTTGGTTTCTCTTGGTGAAAATATTTAAGGTTGATATTATCAAAAATCAATTGATGATGAAAATTATGACCCGGAAATTTGTTGAAGAGTACAGCAGGTATGATGAAGTGAACAGGACAGTGTCAGGCATCGTAAAGGACATTGGTTTAAAATACGACACCATTGAGGTTGAAAATAATAAAAGGTATTCCGGTAAAAGCAATTATAATTTTTTAAAACGCTTCAACTTAATGATTGACATAATAATCAGCTTGAGTACGGCTCCTCTTAATTTCATGATTTATTTTGGTTGTTTGATTTTTGTTTTCACAGGAGTTGCATCTGTATATTATTTATTTAAATATATATTCTATGATATTACGCCTGGTTTTACTTCCATCATATTATTGCTTCTTTTCTTCGGAAGCGTTATTATTTTAATGCTCGGTTTCATTGGCAGGTATCTGTCCAATATTTATTCTGAAGTAAGGAGAAGACCTTTGTATATCATTCATAAAAAATATAATCTTAATGGCGATTAA
- a CDS encoding cold shock domain-containing protein, whose protein sequence is MEKGTVKFFNDAKGFGFIKTESGKELFVHSSGLIDKVRENDNVTFDVQEGKKGPNAVNVKLA, encoded by the coding sequence ATGGAAAAAGGAACAGTAAAGTTTTTTAATGATGCAAAAGGTTTTGGTTTCATTAAAACAGAATCAGGAAAGGAACTATTCGTTCACTCTTCAGGTCTTATAGACAAAGTGCGCGAGAATGACAACGTCACCTTTGATGTGCAGGAAGGCAAAAAAGGTCCGAACGCTGTTAACGTTAAGTTGGCGTAA
- the rffA gene encoding dTDP-4-amino-4,6-dideoxygalactose transaminase: MTIEFNKPHLTGKEAHYMYEAVHNRHISGNGVFTKRCHQFIEKKYGINKCLLTTSCTDALEMAAILSNIRPGDEVIMPAFTFVSTANAFVLRGAKIVFADSYSHNPNIDASKIEELITEKTKAIIPVHYSGVACDMDMIMELAKKYNLIVIEDAAQAIDSYYKGRPLGSIGHLGAYSFHETKNIISGEGGALIVNDKQYENRSEIIWEKGTNRAAFFRGEVNKYGWVDIGSSFLPSDITAAFLFAQLEEVEKILEKRKWIWNRYYKALLPLAQVGCFQLPLIPDYATINGHIFYLTCENLEERTLLINYLNQKGIHAIFHYLTLHQSPFFLNQHDGRLLPNAEYFTNCLVRLPLYHDLDESTIDYIVDAVFEYYENFVPTPSELLPERRKTYLDMVHST, encoded by the coding sequence GTGACTATTGAATTTAATAAACCCCATTTGACTGGGAAGGAAGCGCATTATATGTATGAAGCTGTTCATAACCGGCATATTTCCGGTAATGGAGTTTTTACAAAACGCTGCCATCAATTCATTGAAAAAAAATATGGCATTAATAAATGCCTGCTCACAACTTCCTGCACCGATGCGCTTGAAATGGCTGCCATCCTTTCCAATATTCGTCCTGGTGATGAAGTAATAATGCCAGCCTTCACATTTGTAAGCACAGCCAATGCATTTGTTCTGCGTGGTGCTAAAATTGTTTTTGCAGATAGCTATTCCCATAATCCAAACATTGATGCATCAAAAATTGAAGAGCTCATTACTGAAAAAACAAAAGCCATTATCCCTGTACATTACTCTGGAGTGGCATGCGATATGGATATGATAATGGAGCTGGCAAAAAAATATAATCTTATTGTTATAGAAGATGCAGCGCAGGCGATAGACAGCTATTACAAAGGCAGGCCGCTTGGCAGCATCGGACATTTAGGCGCCTATTCATTTCATGAAACTAAAAATATTATTTCCGGTGAAGGCGGAGCATTGATTGTTAATGATAAGCAATATGAAAATCGTTCTGAAATAATCTGGGAGAAAGGAACCAACCGCGCTGCCTTTTTCAGGGGAGAAGTAAATAAATACGGATGGGTGGATATTGGTTCTTCTTTTTTGCCATCCGATATTACTGCTGCTTTTCTTTTTGCACAACTTGAAGAAGTAGAAAAAATTCTGGAGAAAAGAAAATGGATATGGAACCGTTATTACAAAGCACTGCTTCCATTAGCGCAGGTGGGATGTTTCCAATTGCCCTTAATTCCTGATTATGCTACCATCAACGGGCATATTTTTTATCTTACTTGCGAAAATCTGGAAGAAAGAACTTTGCTGATTAATTACTTGAACCAAAAAGGTATCCATGCCATCTTTCACTATCTCACATTGCATCAAAGCCCGTTTTTCCTAAATCAGCACGATGGTCGTCTCCTGCCAAACGCAGAGTATTTTACTAACTGTCTTGTACGGCTTCCTTTGTATCATGATCTGGATGAATCAACAATTGACTATATCGTTGATGCTGTATTTGAGTATTATGAAAATTTTGTTCCGACACCTTCAGAACTTTTGCCTGAAAGAAGGAAAACATATTTAGACATGGTTCATAGTACATGA
- a CDS encoding acyltransferase has protein sequence MYNLLGIELMGDNVRDKLRSCGEGVKINPMAKIVRPQVVDLGSHCRIGDFVFIFAGEGVKIGEHTDVQPHTIFWGGGLTIIGSRVSTGPGTVFLSATYSHAKGLKMVDGLGEGSAKAIGGKCIIGDDVYIGARSVIMPVTIGEGAVIGAGSFVNKDVEPWAIYVGSPAKKISERPR, from the coding sequence ATGTATAATCTTCTGGGAATAGAATTAATGGGGGATAATGTCAGAGACAAACTAAGGTCGTGCGGAGAAGGAGTGAAAATTAATCCTATGGCAAAAATTGTCCGCCCACAGGTGGTTGATTTAGGTTCTCATTGCAGGATAGGGGACTTTGTATTTATTTTTGCCGGTGAAGGAGTGAAAATAGGTGAGCACACAGATGTTCAGCCCCATACTATTTTTTGGGGAGGTGGTTTAACAATTATCGGCAGCAGGGTTTCTACTGGACCGGGAACTGTATTTTTATCCGCCACCTATTCGCATGCAAAAGGATTGAAAATGGTAGATGGCTTGGGCGAAGGTTCTGCAAAAGCAATTGGAGGAAAGTGCATCATAGGTGATGATGTTTATATTGGAGCAAGAAGTGTGATCATGCCGGTAACCATTGGCGAAGGAGCCGTAATCGGAGCAGGAAGTTTTGTAAATAAAGATGTAGAGCCATGGGCGATATATGTAGGAAGCCCCGCCAAAAAAATAAGCGAAAGACCAAGGTGA
- a CDS encoding cold shock domain-containing protein yields MKKGKLKFYNRFKGYGLIKDFETGEEYNVSPAGMQDALIKDGDNVIFEVTEGRNGMNAVDIRLDTFILNT; encoded by the coding sequence ATGAAAAAAGGAAAACTAAAATTTTACAACCGCTTCAAGGGCTACGGTCTTATCAAGGATTTTGAAACAGGAGAAGAATATAATGTGAGTCCTGCCGGCATGCAGGATGCTCTTATTAAAGATGGAGACAATGTTATTTTCGAAGTCACCGAAGGCAGAAACGGAATGAATGCCGTTGATATCCGACTCGATACATTTATACTTAACACATAA
- a CDS encoding WbqC family protein → MSPSEKTKKVFICQSNYIPWKGYFDAINLADEFIIYDDMQFTKNDWRNRNQIKTSQGLQWLTIPVLISGKFGQKINETKIADQSWQIKHWRAIQFNYAKAKYFSAYKDFFFELYDVVKSEYLSEVNYFFLSSLCKLLGITTKIRRSSEFNLIEGRNERLLDLCIQTGTTDYYSGPAAKNYIDESLFLESGIKLHYIDYTNYPAYTQQWGDFVHAVSVIDLIMNEGENASNYMKSFSSVPMKKEI, encoded by the coding sequence ATGAGCCCTTCTGAAAAAACCAAAAAAGTTTTTATCTGCCAGTCAAACTACATTCCATGGAAAGGATATTTTGATGCCATTAACCTTGCAGATGAATTCATTATTTATGATGATATGCAGTTTACTAAAAACGACTGGCGCAACCGTAACCAGATTAAAACATCACAAGGCTTGCAATGGCTTACAATACCCGTATTGATTTCAGGAAAATTCGGACAAAAAATCAATGAAACAAAAATTGCTGATCAATCCTGGCAGATAAAACATTGGAGGGCTATTCAATTTAATTATGCCAAAGCAAAATATTTTTCAGCTTACAAGGATTTTTTCTTTGAACTATATGACGTTGTTAAAAGTGAATACCTGAGCGAAGTAAATTATTTTTTTCTTTCTTCTCTGTGCAAGTTGTTGGGCATAACAACAAAAATCCGCAGGTCAAGCGAATTCAATCTGATTGAAGGAAGAAACGAACGATTGCTGGATTTGTGCATTCAAACAGGTACTACGGATTACTATTCGGGTCCAGCTGCAAAAAATTATATTGACGAAAGTTTGTTTCTGGAAAGCGGCATTAAACTCCATTACATTGATTACACTAATTACCCGGCTTATACTCAGCAATGGGGAGATTTTGTTCATGCCGTTTCGGTTATTGATTTGATTATGAATGAAGGAGAAAATGCATCAAACTATATGAAAAGTTTTTCATCGGTGCCGATGAAAAAGGAAATTTGA
- a CDS encoding LytTR family transcriptional regulator, which produces MHSLEHDAETLASVLHKEEELDAARIRYIMAYDNCCYIFMTDGRKIFDNKTVKHYETIYCYKEFYRIHHKYLINTAGEIIIKPLSARKYMVILPCNTELEISYRRKDGFILYLANRKRLNCDRMNELFVNNRPVSC; this is translated from the coding sequence ATGCACTCCCTTGAACACGATGCGGAAACACTCGCCTCCGTATTGCATAAAGAAGAAGAGCTTGATGCGGCACGCATCAGATACATAATGGCGTATGACAATTGCTGTTATATTTTTATGACTGACGGCAGAAAGATTTTTGATAACAAAACAGTAAAGCATTACGAAACCATTTACTGTTACAAAGAATTTTACCGCATCCATCACAAATACCTTATTAATACTGCCGGTGAAATAATAATCAAGCCGCTGAGCGCGAGAAAATACATGGTAATACTGCCCTGCAATACCGAACTTGAAATATCCTACCGCAGAAAAGATGGCTTTATATTGTATCTGGCAAACAGAAAGCGCTTGAACTGCGACCGCATGAATGAACTTTTTGTTAATAACCGCCCTGTTTCCTGTTAA